One part of the Polycyclovorans algicola TG408 genome encodes these proteins:
- a CDS encoding c-type cytochrome, protein MLSLCSLVACSGESGERDAAPAAQNAASRPASSSPGGYLNVGRDAMPDEVAAWDIDVRPDFEGLPPGKGDVYTGEELWIEKCSSCHGDFGDANHVFVPLIGNTTAEDIETGVVASLASGGAVRTTFTKVATVSTLWDYIHRAMPWDAPKSLSPDEVYALLAYMLNLAEIVPMDFELSDQNIAEVQARMPNRNGMTREHGLWDIDGTPDTNNTDCMSDCTESVEVLSELPDYARSAHGNLADQNRTWGPIRGAVTLAEGEVPESAEDPAPQGDAAADESMVELLAANGCTACHGVDRKIVGPGFNEIAGKYAGQDDAEAYLASKIVEGGGGVWGAIPMPPQPHLSESDAQAIAAWLARATP, encoded by the coding sequence ATGCTGAGTTTATGCAGTCTGGTCGCGTGTTCCGGCGAGAGTGGCGAGCGCGATGCCGCACCAGCGGCCCAAAACGCTGCATCGCGCCCGGCTTCATCCAGCCCTGGCGGATACCTCAATGTCGGCCGCGATGCGATGCCCGACGAAGTGGCGGCGTGGGACATTGACGTTCGCCCTGACTTCGAGGGTCTGCCGCCCGGCAAGGGCGACGTCTACACCGGTGAAGAACTGTGGATCGAAAAATGTTCCTCCTGCCACGGCGACTTTGGCGACGCCAATCACGTGTTCGTGCCGCTGATCGGTAATACGACTGCCGAGGACATCGAGACCGGCGTCGTGGCGTCGCTGGCGTCGGGCGGCGCGGTGCGCACCACCTTCACCAAGGTCGCCACCGTGTCCACGCTGTGGGACTACATCCATCGCGCCATGCCGTGGGATGCACCCAAGTCGCTGAGCCCGGACGAGGTGTACGCGCTGCTCGCCTACATGCTCAACCTGGCCGAGATTGTGCCCATGGACTTCGAGCTGTCGGACCAGAACATCGCCGAGGTGCAGGCGCGCATGCCCAACCGCAACGGCATGACTCGGGAGCACGGCTTGTGGGACATCGACGGCACGCCCGACACGAACAACACCGACTGCATGAGTGACTGCACCGAATCGGTGGAGGTGCTCTCGGAGCTGCCCGACTACGCCCGGTCTGCTCACGGCAACCTGGCCGACCAGAACCGCACCTGGGGCCCGATTCGCGGCGCCGTCACCCTTGCAGAAGGCGAAGTGCCCGAATCGGCAGAAGACCCTGCGCCGCAGGGTGATGCCGCCGCTGACGAGTCCATGGTCGAACTGCTGGCCGCCAACGGCTGCACTGCCTGCCATGGCGTTGACCGAAAAATCGTGGGCCCGGGATTCAACGAAATCGCCGGAAAATACGCAGGCCAGGACGATGCCGAAGCCTATCTGGCCAGCAAGATCGTCGAGGGTGGCGGCGGCGTCTGGGGCGCGATTCCCATGCCGCCACAACCCCATCTTTCGGAGTCCGATGCGCAGGCCATTGCCGCGTGGTTGGCCCGCGCAACACCCTGA
- the soxA gene encoding sulfur oxidation c-type cytochrome SoxA: MNWKTTVIALAGLTALSVWAQDDNPFAQYREMFGDDNPAELVEFEGEILWAEARGPNNVSLEQCDLGLGPGVVEGAYAQLPRYFEDADAVMDLEMRLVYCMEKIQGFDRDELVAKPFSEQGQPQTPLETLSAYIAGMSRGAPIAVPQDHPKEQQAYQTGKKLFTYRAGPYDFSCATCHAQPDKRIRLQALPDLTSDEGARFAYSTWPGYRISQGTVRTMQWRVGDCFRQQRLPELVYGSDAAIGLITYMGARANGEPMAAPGLKR, from the coding sequence ATGAACTGGAAAACGACCGTCATCGCCCTGGCCGGACTGACCGCCCTGTCGGTCTGGGCGCAGGATGACAATCCGTTTGCGCAGTACCGGGAAATGTTTGGCGACGACAACCCGGCCGAGCTGGTCGAGTTCGAGGGCGAGATCCTGTGGGCTGAAGCCCGTGGCCCGAATAACGTGTCGCTGGAGCAGTGTGATCTGGGCCTTGGGCCGGGTGTCGTCGAAGGCGCCTACGCGCAGTTGCCGCGCTACTTCGAAGACGCTGATGCGGTGATGGACCTGGAAATGCGGCTGGTTTACTGCATGGAAAAAATCCAGGGCTTTGACCGCGATGAACTGGTGGCCAAGCCGTTTTCCGAGCAGGGCCAACCGCAGACGCCGCTGGAAACCTTGAGCGCCTACATCGCCGGCATGTCACGCGGCGCGCCCATCGCAGTGCCGCAGGATCATCCCAAGGAACAGCAGGCCTACCAGACCGGCAAGAAGCTGTTCACCTACCGCGCCGGGCCCTACGATTTTTCGTGCGCCACCTGTCATGCGCAGCCGGACAAGCGCATTCGCCTGCAAGCCCTGCCCGACCTGACCAGCGACGAAGGGGCACGGTTTGCGTACTCCACCTGGCCGGGGTATCGCATCTCGCAGGGCACGGTGCGCACCATGCAGTGGCGGGTGGGCGACTGCTTTCGCCAGCAGCGCTTGCCGGAGCTGGTGTACGGATCCGATGCCGCCATCGGGCTGATCACCTATATGGGTGCGCGCGCCAACGGCGAGCCGATGGCTGCCCCCGGCCTGAAGCGATAG
- a CDS encoding sulfurtransferase, with protein sequence MFNRWSLKLGLWVALCAPGLTVAATLPGPVVDVAWLKAHLDQVVVLDVRSDPSSWTVAPEFHTDPKSGKKTLAYAGGHIEGALRVDFNKARVDRTVEGKKISKLVPDAAQVQALMRESGLRKGRPIVITSIGEAPFEIEEAARLYWTLKLYGADALAVLDGGNAAWLQAGLPISTAASKPTAGDWEARPLRSDMLAEVADVEQAIKTKVQIVDARPLPQFLGLSFKRPSVMAGGHLPEARNLPTDVRFRAQGVAQHFLTTEEYRGVFAAQSIVVDRPTVTYCNTGHMAAGSWFIQSEILGNQQVRLYDGSMHEWTTLGRPVVGLGS encoded by the coding sequence ATGTTCAATCGCTGGAGTTTGAAGCTGGGGCTGTGGGTTGCGCTGTGCGCGCCCGGGCTCACCGTGGCGGCGACCCTGCCCGGGCCGGTGGTCGATGTGGCGTGGCTCAAGGCCCATCTTGACCAGGTGGTGGTGCTGGACGTGCGCAGTGATCCGTCCTCGTGGACCGTCGCGCCAGAGTTTCACACCGACCCGAAATCGGGGAAGAAGACGCTCGCCTACGCAGGCGGGCACATTGAAGGCGCGTTGAGGGTGGACTTCAACAAGGCCCGGGTGGATCGCACTGTAGAGGGCAAGAAGATCAGCAAGCTGGTGCCCGACGCCGCGCAGGTGCAGGCGCTGATGCGCGAAAGCGGCCTGCGCAAGGGGCGGCCCATCGTCATCACGTCGATTGGTGAAGCGCCGTTCGAGATCGAGGAAGCCGCACGTTTGTACTGGACGCTGAAGCTCTACGGCGCCGATGCGCTGGCGGTGCTCGATGGCGGCAACGCGGCGTGGTTGCAGGCCGGCCTGCCCATCAGCACGGCGGCCTCTAAGCCGACCGCAGGCGACTGGGAGGCCCGACCGCTGCGCAGCGACATGCTGGCAGAGGTGGCCGACGTCGAGCAGGCGATCAAGACCAAGGTTCAGATCGTCGATGCGAGGCCGCTGCCGCAGTTTCTGGGGCTGAGCTTCAAGCGGCCCTCGGTCATGGCCGGCGGCCATTTGCCCGAAGCCCGCAACCTGCCGACTGACGTGCGGTTTCGTGCGCAAGGCGTGGCCCAGCATTTCCTGACAACTGAAGAGTATCGCGGCGTGTTTGCCGCGCAAAGCATCGTCGTTGATCGCCCCACGGTCACCTACTGCAACACCGGGCACATGGCGGCGGGCAGTTGGTTCATCCAAAGCGAGATTCTCGGCAATCAACAGGTTCGTTTGTATGACGGATCGATGCACGAATGGACCACGCTGGGGCGCCCGGTGGTGGGGCTGGGCAGCTGA
- the soxX gene encoding sulfur oxidation c-type cytochrome SoxX translates to MTFATRTFIMFMAAIGLAACSGQKADVEAPGAEAAASVDATEVDLEAILASSFRARGQASLDRLQRNDMQVICSDAPGDQPSGDDAKLITTAALAAVVFPESGDFMGDWQAGEKIAQTGTGMQYSDDPAQPNGGNCYACHQLNPDEIAYGNLGPSLAGYGKLRGDSQPMLEYTWTRIWNSHAYNACSHMPRFGEAGILTEHQIKDLMALLFDPESPVNQ, encoded by the coding sequence ATGACCTTCGCAACGCGCACCTTCATCATGTTCATGGCGGCGATCGGGCTGGCAGCGTGCTCGGGCCAGAAAGCCGATGTTGAGGCGCCGGGCGCCGAAGCTGCCGCCTCAGTCGATGCCACCGAAGTTGATCTCGAAGCGATCCTCGCCAGTTCGTTCCGCGCCCGTGGACAGGCCAGCCTCGACCGGCTGCAGCGCAACGACATGCAGGTGATCTGCAGCGACGCGCCCGGCGATCAGCCGTCGGGCGACGACGCCAAGCTCATCACCACGGCGGCGCTGGCTGCGGTGGTGTTCCCCGAAAGCGGCGACTTTATGGGCGACTGGCAGGCGGGCGAAAAGATCGCCCAGACCGGCACCGGCATGCAGTACAGCGACGACCCGGCACAGCCCAATGGCGGCAACTGTTACGCCTGTCACCAGCTCAATCCGGATGAGATCGCCTACGGCAACCTGGGGCCGTCGCTGGCGGGCTACGGCAAGTTGCGCGGCGACTCACAGCCGATGCTGGAGTACACCTGGACGCGCATCTGGAATTCACACGCCTACAACGCCTGCTCACATATGCCGCGCTTCGGCGAGGCGGGGATTCTCACCGAACACCAGATCAAAGACCTCATGGCGCTGCTGTTTGATCCGGAATCGCCGGTCAACCAGTGA
- a CDS encoding MBL fold metallo-hydrolase: protein MVFTRSGASGDEQPTLRLTPIMISAHAGYFEGEAGMASADNRGFMSNAGFVITPDGVVVFDALATPALARAMLAAIAERTDAPVRHVVVSHYHADHVYGLQVFADAGATIWAHEAGKAYLDSDAATERLAERRESLAPWVNADTRLVPATRWLTLAAGDVHTLTLGDRQFEIIGGGGAHAPGDLMLRVPSEGVLFAGDLFFTGRIPFVVDGNTAAWLTALETIAQADASVVVPGHGPASTAVSDDLRATQTYIRYLRSHLGEAVNNMMSFDEAFASIDWQAFSVMPLFDAAHRRNAYSVFLELEAESLQ, encoded by the coding sequence ATGGTATTTACCCGTTCCGGGGCCAGCGGCGACGAACAACCGACGCTGCGCCTGACGCCGATCATGATCAGCGCCCACGCCGGTTACTTCGAGGGCGAGGCCGGCATGGCGAGTGCCGACAACCGCGGCTTCATGAGCAACGCCGGCTTTGTCATCACCCCGGACGGCGTGGTCGTGTTCGACGCCCTGGCCACACCGGCACTGGCACGTGCGATGTTGGCCGCCATTGCCGAGCGCACCGACGCACCGGTCCGGCATGTGGTGGTCAGCCACTATCACGCGGACCACGTTTACGGGCTGCAAGTCTTTGCCGACGCAGGCGCCACCATCTGGGCCCATGAGGCCGGCAAGGCGTATCTAGACTCCGACGCGGCCACCGAGCGTCTCGCCGAGCGCCGAGAAAGCCTGGCGCCGTGGGTCAATGCCGACACCCGGCTGGTGCCTGCCACCCGCTGGCTGACGCTGGCTGCCGGCGACGTGCACACCTTGACGCTAGGCGATCGCCAGTTCGAGATCATCGGCGGTGGTGGCGCGCACGCCCCCGGCGACCTGATGCTGCGCGTACCCAGCGAAGGGGTCCTGTTTGCCGGCGACCTGTTCTTCACCGGGCGCATTCCGTTTGTCGTCGATGGCAATACCGCCGCATGGCTCACGGCGCTGGAGACCATTGCACAAGCCGATGCGTCGGTGGTCGTGCCCGGCCACGGGCCCGCCTCGACGGCGGTCAGCGATGACCTGCGCGCCACGCAAACCTACATCCGCTACTTGCGCAGCCACCTGGGCGAGGCCGTCAACAACATGATGAGCTTTGACGAAGCGTTCGCCTCAATTGACTGGCAGGCCTTTTCTGTCATGCCCTTGTTCGACGCCGCGCACCGCCGCAACGCCTACAGCGTTTTCCTTGAACTTGAAGCCGAGTCGTTGCAGTGA
- a CDS encoding YeeE/YedE thiosulfate transporter family protein codes for MSFPLEFTGILSGLLCGLVFGFALERAGFASACNLTAQLRFKDWRVFKVMFTAIIVAAFGLFFLQAGGVMAKNDIYIPTVFLWATLLGGVGVGAGMAVGGYCPGTSVVGFVSGKIDGLVFFIGLALGTYVFAGAYEAIAPILEAVPGPTAQTVPELLNLPTIVVLLMLLACLVGVGWMTRDKKPAATAASAAAPAGATAQAS; via the coding sequence ATGAGCTTTCCCCTCGAATTCACCGGCATTCTCAGTGGCCTGCTCTGCGGCCTGGTGTTTGGTTTTGCCCTGGAGCGCGCCGGCTTTGCCAGCGCCTGCAACCTGACGGCGCAACTGCGGTTCAAGGACTGGCGGGTGTTCAAGGTGATGTTCACCGCCATCATCGTCGCCGCGTTTGGCCTGTTCTTTTTGCAGGCGGGTGGGGTGATGGCGAAGAACGACATTTACATTCCCACCGTGTTCCTGTGGGCGACGCTGCTCGGCGGCGTCGGCGTGGGTGCCGGCATGGCCGTGGGTGGCTACTGCCCGGGGACCTCGGTGGTCGGGTTCGTGTCGGGCAAGATCGACGGGCTGGTGTTCTTTATCGGTCTGGCCCTGGGTACCTACGTGTTTGCCGGCGCCTATGAGGCCATCGCGCCGATTCTTGAGGCGGTGCCCGGACCCACGGCGCAGACCGTTCCCGAGCTGCTCAACCTGCCGACGATTGTCGTGCTGCTGATGTTGCTGGCCTGTCTGGTCGGCGTCGGTTGGATGACGCGTGACAAGAAGCCCGCCGCAACTGCTGCGTCAGCTGCGGCGCCTGCCGGCGCGACGGCGCAGGCCTCCTGA
- a CDS encoding alpha/beta fold hydrolase, whose protein sequence is MSAPPWLLLRGLMRETRHWGDFPQRLAEATQAAVFTLDLPGNGLRSREASPNTVGAMAADIAAQWQRLNGAPVRVLALSLGGMVAVEWARQAPNTVTGLVLCNTSMRPHGAPWQRFSLRAVPSLLRLLVSAPDAAVVEADILRLTSNRAEDHAPLVADWAQWRRQCPVAGRNVLRQLTAAACYRADDAPTVPTRVLCSASDRLVSSACSERLAAAWQVPIAMHPDAGHDLPLDAPDWVIGELRRASRVD, encoded by the coding sequence ATGAGCGCGCCGCCGTGGCTGTTACTGCGCGGGCTGATGCGCGAAACGCGGCACTGGGGTGACTTTCCGCAACGACTGGCAGAGGCGACGCAGGCCGCGGTGTTCACCCTGGACCTGCCCGGCAACGGGCTGCGATCTCGCGAGGCCAGTCCCAACACCGTCGGTGCCATGGCCGCTGACATCGCCGCGCAGTGGCAACGGCTGAACGGGGCGCCGGTGCGGGTGCTGGCATTGTCATTGGGCGGCATGGTCGCGGTGGAATGGGCGCGGCAGGCGCCGAACACCGTGACCGGGCTGGTGTTGTGCAATACCAGCATGCGCCCGCACGGCGCACCCTGGCAGCGGTTCAGTCTGCGTGCCGTGCCCAGCCTGCTGCGCCTGCTGGTCAGCGCGCCCGACGCCGCAGTGGTCGAGGCCGACATCCTGCGGTTGACCAGCAACCGCGCCGAGGACCATGCGCCGTTAGTGGCCGACTGGGCGCAGTGGCGGCGGCAGTGTCCGGTCGCCGGTCGCAACGTCCTGCGACAGCTCACCGCAGCGGCGTGCTATCGGGCTGATGACGCACCAACGGTACCGACCCGCGTGCTCTGCTCGGCGAGCGATCGTCTGGTCTCGTCAGCCTGCTCCGAACGGCTTGCGGCGGCGTGGCAGGTGCCCATTGCCATGCATCCCGACGCCGGGCATGACCTGCCGCTGGATGCGCCCGATTGGGTGATCGGGGAACTGCGGCGTGCCTCTCGGGTCGATTGA
- a CDS encoding thioredoxin family protein produces MRSGFIECGVGLVWLTCAFAVQASAQPELLMVSDPACGTCRLFEQQVGAIYDRTDEAACLPLRRVDREAPELSQWGFDPATTRTPTFLVVQDDVELGRFDGYSSDELFWMSLANLVQDLPADSAAACQGLR; encoded by the coding sequence GTGAGATCTGGATTCATCGAGTGTGGCGTTGGCCTTGTCTGGCTCACCTGCGCGTTTGCCGTGCAGGCCAGCGCCCAACCCGAACTGCTCATGGTGTCGGACCCTGCCTGCGGCACCTGCCGCCTGTTCGAGCAACAGGTGGGCGCGATCTATGACCGCACCGACGAGGCCGCGTGTCTGCCGCTGCGCCGTGTCGACCGGGAGGCCCCTGAATTGAGTCAGTGGGGTTTCGATCCGGCCACTACGCGCACCCCGACGTTTCTGGTCGTTCAGGACGATGTTGAACTCGGGCGATTCGACGGCTACAGCAGCGATGAACTGTTCTGGATGAGCCTTGCCAATCTGGTGCAGGACCTGCCCGCTGACAGCGCCGCCGCCTGTCAGGGCTTGAGGTAA
- the soxY gene encoding thiosulfate oxidation carrier protein SoxY, with protein sequence MNLQRRNMMRMGVTALGLMATTALWPLRALAAAAGLDGAFKADSVDAVFKDLGSTPTESADIDLQTPDIAENGAVVPVSVTSKIPNTDQIMILVEKNPNPLAASFDFAEGTEGAISTRVKIGQTCDVYAVVRADGKFYSARRETKVTLGGCGG encoded by the coding sequence ATGAACCTGCAACGTCGAAACATGATGCGAATGGGCGTCACTGCCCTGGGATTGATGGCCACCACGGCGCTGTGGCCGCTGCGCGCCCTGGCGGCGGCGGCCGGGCTCGACGGTGCCTTCAAGGCCGACTCGGTCGATGCCGTCTTCAAGGACCTCGGCAGCACGCCGACCGAAAGCGCCGACATTGACCTGCAAACCCCCGACATCGCCGAGAACGGCGCGGTGGTGCCCGTTTCGGTCACCAGCAAGATCCCCAATACCGACCAGATCATGATTCTGGTCGAGAAAAACCCGAATCCGCTGGCGGCGTCGTTCGACTTCGCCGAAGGCACCGAGGGCGCGATCAGCACCCGCGTGAAGATTGGACAGACCTGCGACGTGTACGCCGTGGTCCGCGCCGACGGCAAGTTCTACAGCGCACGCCGCGAGACCAAGGTCACCTTGGGCGGCTGCGGCGGTTGA
- the soxZ gene encoding thiosulfate oxidation carrier complex protein SoxZ, with amino-acid sequence MSRPMRIRATTKDGVTEVKALMSHPMETGQRKDSSGALVPAHHITEVMAMHNDKVVLSAHWGAAVSQNPFLSFSFKGGAPGDKVVVSWEDNQGDSRTDEVALR; translated from the coding sequence ATGTCACGCCCCATGAGAATTCGCGCCACCACCAAAGATGGCGTTACCGAAGTCAAAGCCTTGATGTCGCACCCCATGGAAACCGGCCAGCGCAAGGATTCCAGCGGCGCGCTGGTGCCCGCGCACCACATCACCGAAGTCATGGCCATGCACAACGACAAAGTCGTGCTGTCCGCCCATTGGGGCGCGGCTGTGTCGCAGAACCCGTTCCTGTCGTTCTCGTTCAAGGGCGGCGCGCCGGGCGACAAGGTGGTGGTGTCGTGGGAGGACAACCAGGGCGACTCCCGCACCGACGAAGTCGCGCTGCGCTGA
- the soxC gene encoding sulfite dehydrogenase, translating into MSTEDRQPGRVRKAPENFLAPTFLQELRKEGINEDRRNFIRKSFLAAGAALASAPLASSFAAQGDPEILNLPPWTKMLGNPVAMRPYGQPSKYEANLVRRESPGLASVPQASVAFTPLQGMFGIITPSGLHFERHHQGWVDIDPARHRLMINGLVKRPRVYTMDDLLRLPSVSRIHWLECGANGAMEWGNVAVPTVQYTHGMLSGSEFTGVLLSTLLDDAGFDRAQAKYILAEGADGSSMTRTIDIDRALDDAMVAYGMNGEMLRPENGYPLRLVVPGVQGVSWVKWLRRLEVGDKPYATKDEASHYLDLMPDGMHRQYTSIHEAKSVITSPSGGQVLLNKGFYNVTGLAWTGRGSIKKVDVSFDGGKNWRTARLENPVLPKALTRFNVDWVWDGSPAILQSRAVDSTGYVQPTYTQLRDVRGTRSVYHNNAIQSWRVAESGDVSNVHA; encoded by the coding sequence ATGAGCACCGAAGATCGCCAGCCAGGTCGCGTCCGCAAGGCGCCGGAGAACTTTCTCGCGCCGACGTTCCTGCAGGAACTGCGCAAGGAAGGCATCAACGAAGACCGGCGTAATTTCATCCGCAAGAGCTTTCTTGCCGCCGGCGCGGCGCTGGCCAGCGCGCCGTTGGCGAGCAGCTTTGCAGCACAGGGTGATCCCGAGATTCTCAACCTACCGCCGTGGACCAAGATGTTGGGCAATCCGGTGGCGATGCGGCCTTACGGCCAGCCCTCGAAGTACGAGGCAAACCTGGTGCGGCGCGAGTCGCCCGGGCTGGCCAGCGTGCCGCAGGCTTCGGTGGCGTTTACGCCCTTGCAGGGCATGTTCGGCATCATCACGCCGTCGGGTCTGCACTTCGAGCGCCACCATCAGGGCTGGGTGGACATCGACCCCGCGCGCCACCGGCTGATGATCAACGGCCTGGTCAAGCGGCCGCGGGTGTACACCATGGATGACCTGCTGCGTCTGCCGTCGGTGTCGCGCATCCACTGGCTGGAATGCGGTGCCAACGGGGCCATGGAGTGGGGCAACGTCGCGGTGCCCACGGTGCAGTACACCCACGGCATGTTGTCGGGGTCGGAATTCACCGGCGTGCTGCTTTCCACCCTGCTCGACGACGCCGGATTTGATCGAGCGCAGGCCAAATACATCCTCGCGGAAGGCGCCGATGGCTCCAGCATGACCCGCACCATCGACATCGATCGCGCGCTGGATGACGCGATGGTCGCCTACGGCATGAATGGCGAAATGCTGCGGCCCGAGAACGGCTATCCGCTGCGGCTGGTGGTACCGGGCGTGCAAGGCGTGTCGTGGGTCAAATGGCTGCGGCGACTCGAGGTCGGTGACAAGCCTTACGCAACTAAAGATGAAGCTTCGCATTATCTGGATTTGATGCCCGACGGCATGCATCGGCAGTACACGTCGATCCACGAGGCCAAGTCGGTGATCACCAGCCCGTCCGGCGGACAGGTGCTGCTAAATAAAGGGTTTTACAACGTGACCGGCCTGGCCTGGACCGGTCGTGGCAGCATCAAAAAGGTTGATGTGTCGTTCGATGGCGGTAAGAACTGGCGCACGGCGCGGTTGGAAAATCCCGTATTGCCCAAGGCGCTGACACGCTTCAACGTGGACTGGGTCTGGGACGGCAGCCCGGCGATTTTGCAAAGCCGCGCGGTGGACAGCACCGGCTATGTGCAGCCGACCTATACCCAGTTGCGTGACGTGCGGGGCACGCGCTCGGTCTACCACAACAACGCCATTCAATCGTGGCGCGTCGCCGAGTCGGGCGACGTGTCCAACGTCCACGCATGA
- a CDS encoding YeeE/YedE thiosulfate transporter family protein → MNGAPKPLWNPYVAGTLLGLGLLMTFVLTGHGLGASGFTTSLAASAAHVVAPETVETNSYFGSMFADGGNPLNSWITWQVIGVAIGALFAALSARRFRWTVDGPTKLSSAKKLALALVGGMIAGLGARIALGCTSGLGLSGAATLASAGFLFLMGFFATGAAFGLIMKRFYA, encoded by the coding sequence ATGAACGGCGCGCCCAAACCGCTGTGGAACCCCTACGTCGCCGGCACACTGCTGGGCTTGGGTCTTCTGATGACATTCGTGCTCACCGGGCATGGCCTTGGCGCCAGTGGCTTCACGACTTCGCTCGCCGCCTCGGCCGCGCACGTCGTGGCACCGGAAACGGTTGAGACCAACAGTTACTTCGGGTCCATGTTCGCAGACGGTGGAAACCCCCTGAACTCATGGATCACCTGGCAGGTGATTGGCGTGGCTATCGGTGCGCTGTTTGCCGCGCTGTCGGCGCGGCGCTTCCGCTGGACCGTGGATGGCCCCACCAAGCTCAGCAGCGCCAAGAAGCTGGCGCTGGCGCTGGTGGGCGGCATGATTGCCGGCCTGGGCGCGAGGATCGCGCTGGGCTGTACCAGCGGTCTGGGCTTGTCGGGCGCCGCCACGTTGGCGTCGGCGGGCTTTCTGTTCCTGATGGGTTTCTTTGCCACCGGGGCCGCGTTCGGCCTCATCATGAAGAGGTTCTACGCATGA
- a CDS encoding metal-sensitive transcriptional regulator — translation MGKAANQSVAIPVAAKPKAARARASKAPAAATHKRPHEQEVMNRLRRVEGQIRGVLAMMEDEQPCEAIAQQLAAARKALDRAFYEMMACSLEMDVNDAPNNSVLCQRIAEKTRLLAKYA, via the coding sequence ATGGGCAAAGCAGCGAACCAATCCGTCGCCATCCCGGTGGCCGCCAAACCGAAGGCGGCGCGTGCACGCGCCAGCAAGGCCCCCGCAGCGGCCACACACAAGCGACCGCACGAGCAGGAGGTCATGAATCGACTGCGTCGGGTCGAGGGCCAGATTCGCGGGGTACTGGCCATGATGGAGGACGAGCAACCCTGCGAAGCCATCGCCCAGCAGCTCGCTGCCGCCCGCAAGGCGCTGGATCGCGCGTTCTACGAAATGATGGCGTGCAGCCTTGAGATGGACGTCAACGACGCCCCCAACAACAGCGTGTTGTGCCAACGCATCGCTGAAAAGACCCGGCTGCTGGCCAAGTACGCCTGA
- a CDS encoding DUF6969 family protein: MLTPPQRERAADGLSQLIARTHQWAIKGRTVLTEMLQGEPTPKAWQHWPNDDAHDRQTGFRWFYHAHASGGRTRGEHGHFHLFADTHEAERVTHLVAVSVDARGLPCGLFAPNRWVTDEHWSSAAFVIERLAVFELRAPDVLRPVHQWLAWLVGAFGPQIEAVLHARDERLAELRLRLRSDVPEDRRIAVLSRCPISLATQAHHLDRWRGLRLT, from the coding sequence ATGCTGACGCCCCCACAGCGTGAGCGCGCGGCAGATGGCCTGTCACAGTTGATTGCGCGGACGCATCAGTGGGCGATCAAGGGGCGCACCGTGCTCACTGAAATGCTGCAAGGCGAACCCACCCCGAAGGCTTGGCAGCACTGGCCGAATGATGATGCACACGACCGCCAGACCGGCTTCCGCTGGTTTTATCACGCGCATGCCAGCGGTGGACGCACGCGCGGCGAACACGGTCACTTTCATCTGTTTGCCGACACGCACGAAGCTGAGCGGGTCACGCATCTGGTCGCTGTCTCCGTCGATGCACGCGGTTTGCCCTGTGGTCTGTTCGCGCCCAACCGTTGGGTGACCGACGAGCACTGGTCCAGCGCCGCCTTCGTGATTGAACGACTGGCTGTATTCGAATTGCGCGCACCCGACGTCCTGCGGCCGGTTCACCAGTGGCTGGCGTGGCTGGTCGGTGCCTTTGGTCCACAAATAGAAGCCGTGCTGCACGCGCGGGATGAACGCTTGGCCGAGCTGCGACTGCGACTGCGTTCCGACGTGCCTGAAGACCGCCGAATCGCGGTGCTGAGTCGATGCCCGATCAGCCTCGCGACGCAGGCGCACCACCTGGACCGCTGGCGCGGCCTGCGACTCACCTAA
- a CDS encoding DsrE family protein translates to MTHVIRRFTVFMFATLMVLALPAMAEDAAAKPSVVYHVDDHTRAIAAFRNITNQLKAAPDTRIVVVALGHGVDFLLDGAMDERKNPYEPMIDDLIFAGVEFKVCDNTLTSRQIDPDDVHPDVTRVPSGVVEITRLQQQGFAYLKP, encoded by the coding sequence ATGACGCATGTTATTCGCCGCTTCACCGTCTTCATGTTTGCCACACTCATGGTGCTTGCCCTGCCTGCCATGGCCGAAGACGCTGCCGCCAAACCCAGCGTCGTCTACCACGTTGATGACCACACCCGTGCGATAGCCGCCTTCCGCAACATCACCAACCAGCTCAAGGCGGCGCCCGACACCCGCATCGTGGTGGTGGCGCTGGGGCACGGCGTCGACTTTCTGCTCGACGGCGCCATGGACGAGCGGAAGAATCCCTACGAACCCATGATCGACGACCTGATATTCGCCGGGGTTGAGTTCAAGGTCTGCGACAACACCCTGACCTCGCGGCAAATCGACCCCGACGACGTACACCCTGATGTGACGCGGGTGCCGTCCGGGGTGGTCGAGATCACGCGATTGCAGCAGCAGGGGTTCGCTTACCTCAAGCCCTGA